The bacterium region AAAAAGGGCATCTCCATCTGCTGGAATAATAAATAACAATATTGATGTTTGTGAAATAGCAAAAGAATATGAGAAATTGGGAGTTGCAGGAATTTCTGTTTTGACATGTTCACCATATTTTCTTGGAAGTATTGATGACCTGAAAAAAGCCAGAGAAATTGTTTCTCTCCCGATTTTGATGAAGGACTTTGTTTTTGATGAATATCAAATTTATGAAGGGAATTTTTATGGAGCAGATGTTGTTCTTTTAATTTTGAGAGTTATTGATGATAAAAATTTTAAGAACTTACTGAAAATATCTGAAGATCTGGATTTTGAAATAATTATTGAAGTTCATAATGAAAATGAATTAAAAAGGGCATTTTCTCTTGTTGATAACTGGAAGAATAAAATAATAGGTATTAACAATAGAGATTTAGATACTCTTGAGGTTGACTTAAATACAACTTTAAATTTGATTAAATTTATTGATAAGGATAAAATACCTGTAATAAGTGAAAGTGGCATAAAAGAAAAGAAAGATATTTTGAAATTAAAAAAAATTGGAGTAAATAATTTTTTGATTGGTGAATCAATTTTAAAAAGTGATAAAATAGAAAAAAAATTAAAAGAGTTAATGGAAGGAGGAGATTAAATATGGAAAATAAAGTTATTTTGTCAGAAAAAGAAATGCCACAGGCATGGTATAATATTCTGCCTGATTTACCAAAACCATTACCACCTGTATTAAATCCAGCAACACAAAAACCCGTAACACCTGAAGACCTGCTCCCAATCTTTCCGATGTCTTTAATTCAACAGGAATTTTCTCCTGAAAGATGGATTGAAATACCAGATGATATAAAAAGGGGCTATGCTCTTTATAGGCCAACTCCTTTGAGAAGAGCAAGAAATTTAGAAAAGGCGATTGGAACAAAAGCAAGGATTTATTATAAAGATGAGTCCGTCTCTCCGTCTGGTTCTCACAAACCCAATACTGCAATTGCACAGGCATATTATAATAAAATGGATGGTATTAAAAGAATTGCTACTGAAACAGGAGCAGGACAATGGGGAAGTGCGCTTGCTCTTGGGTGTAAGATGTTTGGAATTGAATGTATAATTTTCATGGTAAAAATTTCTTATCAACAAAAGCCATATAGAAGATTACTATCTCAAACATGGGGAGCAACTATGTATTCATCCCCTTCTACTCAAACAGAATTTGGAAGAAAAGTTCTGGAACAGCAACCTGATTGTTTAGGAAGTTTAGGGATTGCAATTTCTGAAGCAATAGAAGTTGCAGTAAAAGATGAAAAAACAAAATATGCACTTGGAAGTGTTTTAAATCATGTTTTACTTCACCAGACAATTGTAGGTCTTGAAACAAAAAAGCAACTTGAAATGATAGGAGAAGAACCAGATGTTTTAATTGGATGTGTTGGAGGTGGAAGTAATTTTGGTGGCTTTATATTTCCATTTGTTCAGGATAAACTTAAAGGTAAAGAAATAAAATTTATTGGTGTTGAACCAACTGCCTGTCCTACTCTAACAAAAGGTCCTTATAGATATGATTTTGGAGATACTGCTGGAATGACTCCTCTTTTGAAAATGTTCACACTCGGACATGATTTTATCCCAGCAGGAATACATGCAGGTGGTTTAAGATATCATGGAGCAGCACCTTTGTT contains the following coding sequences:
- the trpC gene encoding indole-3-glycerol phosphate synthase TrpC codes for the protein MIIEKIIEEQIKILDIKKREKPIEELKYFKREKIGLVKNLKNRKIGIIGEIKRASPSAGIINNNIDVCEIAKEYEKLGVAGISVLTCSPYFLGSIDDLKKAREIVSLPILMKDFVFDEYQIYEGNFYGADVVLLILRVIDDKNFKNLLKISEDLDFEIIIEVHNENELKRAFSLVDNWKNKIIGINNRDLDTLEVDLNTTLNLIKFIDKDKIPVISESGIKEKKDILKLKKIGVNNFLIGESILKSDKIEKKLKELMEGGD
- a CDS encoding TrpB-like pyridoxal phosphate-dependent enzyme — encoded protein: MENKVILSEKEMPQAWYNILPDLPKPLPPVLNPATQKPVTPEDLLPIFPMSLIQQEFSPERWIEIPDDIKRGYALYRPTPLRRARNLEKAIGTKARIYYKDESVSPSGSHKPNTAIAQAYYNKMDGIKRIATETGAGQWGSALALGCKMFGIECIIFMVKISYQQKPYRRLLSQTWGATMYSSPSTQTEFGRKVLEQQPDCLGSLGIAISEAIEVAVKDEKTKYALGSVLNHVLLHQTIVGLETKKQLEMIGEEPDVLIGCVGGGSNFGGFIFPFVQDKLKGKEIKFIGVEPTACPTLTKGPYRYDFGDTAGMTPLLKMFTLGHDFIPAGIHAGGLRYHGAAPLLSHLVNLGIVEAKALPQTPCFEAGVLFAQTEGFLPAPETNHAIRAAIEEAKNAPEGKVIVYNHSGHGHFDLSAYESYFKGELIDYEYPEEKVKESLKKLPNIE